The Crocinitomicaceae bacterium genome includes a region encoding these proteins:
- a CDS encoding VOC family protein, which produces MQKIICGIQQMGIGVPDVQKIWKWYREMFGVDVRIFEEAAEAPLMTRYTGGVVHSRTATLALSMESGGGFEIWQFTSRLTNRAEFDIQLGDLGTYACRIKSRDVKASFEFHKSKGVKILGELRTTPTGEFNYFIEDPNGNIFNIVQGSGWFKDTGHSSRCGGVAGALIGVSDMEKALKLYRDVLEYEVVEYDEIANFNCFSGLPSGSQKFRRVLLSHKDERIGPFSKLLGPTKIELVQAIERTPRKIFENRFWGDWGFIHLCFDVQGIDALKQDCEKAGFPFTVDSGSTFDMGEAGGRFAYIEDPDGNWIEFVETHKVPVMKKWGWYINLKKRKPGKRLPNWMLKAMGMNRVK; this is translated from the coding sequence ATGCAAAAAATAATTTGTGGAATTCAGCAAATGGGCATTGGAGTTCCTGACGTTCAAAAAATATGGAAATGGTATCGTGAGATGTTTGGAGTTGACGTGCGTATTTTTGAAGAAGCAGCAGAAGCACCTTTGATGACAAGATATACCGGAGGCGTTGTGCATAGCAGAACAGCAACCCTTGCGCTAAGCATGGAAAGCGGTGGCGGTTTTGAAATTTGGCAGTTTACCAGTCGTTTAACCAATAGAGCTGAGTTTGACATCCAATTAGGTGATTTAGGTACCTATGCATGTCGCATTAAATCAAGAGATGTTAAGGCTTCATTTGAATTTCATAAGTCAAAGGGGGTAAAAATATTGGGTGAGTTGCGTACAACTCCAACGGGCGAATTCAATTATTTTATTGAGGATCCCAACGGAAATATTTTCAATATTGTTCAGGGTTCAGGCTGGTTTAAAGATACAGGACATTCTTCACGTTGTGGTGGAGTAGCAGGTGCTTTAATTGGTGTGAGTGATATGGAAAAAGCATTGAAATTATACCGTGATGTGCTGGAATATGAAGTGGTAGAGTATGATGAAATAGCTAACTTCAATTGTTTTTCCGGCTTACCTTCAGGAAGTCAGAAATTCAGACGTGTTCTCTTGAGTCATAAAGATGAGCGCATCGGTCCGTTCTCAAAATTATTGGGACCAACAAAAATTGAATTGGTTCAGGCGATTGAGCGCACTCCGCGTAAAATTTTTGAAAACCGTTTTTGGGGTGATTGGGGATTTATCCATTTATGTTTTGATGTGCAAGGCATCGATGCCTTGAAGCAAGATTGTGAAAAAGCAGGCTTCCCTTTTACGGTTGATAGCGGATCAACTTTTGATATGGGTGAGGCCGGTGGACGATTTGCTTACATTGAAGATCCTGATGGCAATTGGATTGAATTTGTTGAAACCCATAAAGTGCCTGTGATGAAAAAATGGGGTTGGTATATCAATCTGAAAAAACGTAAGCCGGGTAAACGACTCCCTAACTGGATGTTGAAAGCCATGGGAATGAATCGTGTGAAATGA
- a CDS encoding two pore domain potassium channel family protein: MTERVYHTSFDTDDADPSKKIVSISEFSGKKKISERKLKVLDVSDIYQRIDEGKQLCFENCYIKDFSLDQYRNLRGLEKGKKIVIEGIQATNAFFDCDAEINFSYAQIQGDVCFKGSIFTHGTLSFNYSDITSDTVDYSECRFHSHQSHFEHADFKAERINFEHAMFHSETVSFVNGTFHAKETNFRRVNFGKSRVRFQFAEFSDGDKIFERIRVMGSVFDFRRVIFNAGKVDFRRSLFSDCYVTFEEIHVSSGKFTFRNAHIEGEDMTFRRAEFGTADVSFDQTDFSNRSVTFEGCKADAISISDAFIRGTLDLRIKRVHLLDLSQTYLYGITDLKFEDRKSLEKLSLRGVRNLGKIIIDWRENSVQKLIEHAGGTDEQLAEQFNILKANFSDNGQYTDEDSAYVCFKRYEHRVMRKRYLHKSANWKKPFVHFAFFCRLLIFDKAGVYATSPARVLVSMLITISFFAALYVVLHYTGAGEIVNAVNASDKLNIVDKSFYHSAITFFTIGYGDYYPISFSRLVSAIEGWTGVFMMSYFTVAFVRKILR, from the coding sequence ATGACTGAACGCGTTTATCATACAAGTTTTGACACGGATGATGCTGATCCAAGCAAAAAAATTGTAAGCATCAGTGAATTTTCAGGCAAGAAAAAAATCAGCGAAAGAAAATTGAAGGTACTTGATGTATCTGATATTTACCAACGCATTGATGAAGGAAAACAGCTCTGTTTTGAAAATTGTTACATCAAAGATTTTTCACTTGATCAATACAGAAATTTAAGAGGTTTAGAAAAAGGAAAAAAAATTGTCATTGAAGGAATTCAGGCAACCAATGCTTTTTTTGACTGTGATGCCGAAATAAATTTTTCATACGCGCAAATTCAAGGAGATGTTTGCTTCAAAGGCTCTATTTTCACCCATGGTACCTTAAGCTTCAACTATTCAGATATTACGAGTGATACGGTTGATTATTCAGAATGCAGATTTCACTCTCATCAATCACATTTTGAACACGCAGACTTCAAAGCGGAGCGGATAAATTTTGAGCATGCCATGTTTCATTCTGAAACGGTTTCTTTTGTAAATGGAACATTTCACGCGAAGGAGACAAATTTCAGACGCGTGAATTTTGGAAAAAGCCGGGTGCGTTTTCAATTCGCGGAATTTTCTGACGGAGACAAAATATTTGAACGCATTCGTGTCATGGGATCAGTATTTGATTTCAGACGAGTGATATTTAACGCAGGAAAAGTAGATTTTCGTCGCTCACTCTTCTCAGATTGTTATGTTACTTTTGAAGAAATTCATGTAAGCTCAGGTAAATTCACCTTCAGAAATGCGCACATTGAAGGAGAAGACATGACCTTCAGACGAGCCGAATTTGGCACAGCCGATGTTTCATTTGATCAAACAGATTTTTCAAATCGTTCAGTTACGTTTGAAGGCTGCAAGGCAGACGCAATCTCTATTTCCGATGCATTTATCAGGGGTACACTAGACTTAAGAATCAAGCGGGTTCACCTTTTGGATCTGTCACAAACTTATCTATACGGCATTACCGATTTGAAATTTGAAGACAGAAAATCACTCGAAAAATTATCTCTTCGCGGAGTTAGAAATCTGGGGAAAATAATCATAGATTGGAGAGAAAATTCAGTACAAAAATTAATTGAACATGCCGGAGGAACAGACGAACAACTGGCAGAGCAGTTCAATATACTTAAAGCAAATTTTTCAGACAACGGGCAATATACCGATGAGGATAGCGCATACGTTTGCTTCAAGCGATATGAGCATCGCGTGATGAGAAAAAGATATTTGCATAAATCAGCCAACTGGAAAAAACCTTTTGTGCATTTTGCATTCTTCTGCCGTTTGCTCATTTTTGATAAGGCAGGCGTTTATGCAACAAGTCCGGCAAGGGTTTTGGTTTCTATGTTGATCACGATTTCATTTTTTGCAGCGCTCTATGTTGTACTACATTATACCGGAGCGGGAGAAATAGTGAATGCAGTGAACGCATCAGATAAATTAAATATAGTTGATAAAAGTTTCTATCACTCAGCCATTACCTTTTTCACTATTGGATACGGAGATTATTATCCCATCTCGTTTAGTCGTCTGGTATCAGCCATTGAAGGATGGACAGGTGTATTCATGATGTCGTATTTTACCGTGGCGTTTGTACGTAAAATATTGCGTTGA
- the aroC gene encoding chorismate synthase: protein MAGNSFGNIYKLTSFGESHGKAIGGVIDGCPAGIELNLDLIQHELRRRKPGQSNITTPRKEEDEVEFLSGIFEGKTTGTPIGFLIRNQDQQSGDYDALKDIYRPSHADYTYEKKYGIRDHRGGGRSSARETIARVVAGAIAKQILSQHGITFTAYVSQIGPVEIPNSSSCYSETSIESNAVRCPDETSAKKMIAYIESCLASGDSTGGKISCFIQGVPAGLGEPVFDKLHADIGKAMLSINAVKGFEIGSGFRAASMKGSEHNDAFEQGGKTKTNFSGGIQGGISNGSDIYFHVAFKPVATIQLEQDTISKDNSAIKLAAKGRHDPCVVPRAVPIVEAMAAMVILDHWLRNKATTI from the coding sequence ATGGCAGGAAATAGTTTTGGAAATATTTACAAACTCACCTCATTTGGTGAATCACACGGGAAGGCAATTGGCGGAGTGATTGACGGCTGTCCGGCAGGTATTGAGCTTAATCTTGACTTGATTCAACATGAATTGAGAAGACGAAAACCGGGACAATCAAACATAACCACACCGAGAAAAGAAGAAGATGAAGTTGAATTTTTGTCAGGCATATTTGAAGGAAAAACAACCGGAACACCCATTGGATTTTTAATCAGGAATCAAGATCAGCAAAGCGGCGATTATGATGCGCTTAAAGATATCTACAGACCATCACATGCTGATTATACGTATGAAAAAAAATACGGCATCCGTGACCATCGCGGAGGCGGCCGCTCAAGTGCTCGTGAAACTATTGCTCGTGTGGTTGCCGGTGCAATTGCAAAACAAATTCTCAGCCAACATGGCATTACCTTTACTGCCTATGTTTCTCAAATTGGTCCGGTGGAAATTCCGAATTCATCTTCATGCTATTCTGAAACATCCATTGAATCAAATGCTGTTCGTTGTCCAGATGAAACATCTGCAAAAAAAATGATAGCCTACATTGAGTCATGCCTTGCATCAGGTGATAGCACCGGAGGAAAAATAAGTTGCTTCATCCAGGGCGTACCCGCAGGATTAGGCGAACCAGTATTCGATAAATTACACGCAGACATTGGCAAGGCCATGCTTAGCATCAATGCGGTGAAAGGCTTTGAAATTGGAAGCGGTTTTCGTGCGGCATCCATGAAAGGAAGTGAACATAACGATGCATTTGAGCAAGGAGGAAAGACAAAAACAAATTTTTCTGGCGGAATTCAAGGTGGAATTTCAAATGGCTCTGACATTTATTTTCACGTAGCCTTCAAACCGGTTGCTACAATTCAACTAGAGCAAGACACGATTTCTAAAGATAATTCTGCAATTAAATTAGCAGCAAAAGGCAGACATGACCCCTGCGTTGTGCCCCGTGCTGTACCTATTGTTGAAGCCATGGCAGCCATGGTAATACTTGATCACTGGTTACGAAATAAAGCAACAACTATTTGA
- a CDS encoding phosphoglucomutase/phosphomannomutase family protein produces MTKIKFGTDGWRAIIAQEYTTENVARVSEAVSIWLNSKHKNPSIVIGHDCRFAGSLFVETAAQVFIQNGIKVITTDKGFVSTPMISLATAELKANLGIVITASHNPPSYNGYKLKGHFGGPLSPSEVDEIEKIIPEVANQSYLQVSLKDAQQKGLLVYEDLETMYVNRAASVFDLELIKKHNASLAYDAMYGAGQTALKRLLPDITFLHCEYNPSFHGQAPEPIDKNLREFSKLISGNEKIKCGLATDGDADRIGLYNSKGEFVDSHHIILLTIHYLVKYKGLKGKVVTGFSSTPRIKKLCAHYGLEHCEVPIGFKYIAGMMADPNEDVLIGGEESGGIALKTHIPERDGIWMGLTIWEFMAKTGKSLEELIAEVYELVGAFAFERNDMHLNENKKQDIIAACKKGIFTSFGKYKVSATENMDGFKYIFDENRWLMIRPSGTEPVLRTYAEAPTLTEVREILDVCKQTIGA; encoded by the coding sequence ATGACTAAAATTAAATTCGGTACGGATGGTTGGAGAGCAATCATTGCGCAAGAATATACAACAGAAAATGTTGCACGTGTATCAGAAGCTGTATCCATTTGGCTGAATTCAAAGCACAAAAATCCCTCTATTGTTATTGGACATGACTGCCGCTTTGCTGGAAGTTTATTTGTAGAAACTGCAGCACAAGTTTTTATCCAAAACGGAATCAAAGTCATTACCACAGACAAAGGTTTTGTGTCTACTCCAATGATTTCACTTGCAACTGCCGAACTGAAAGCAAATTTGGGTATAGTTATCACGGCCAGTCATAATCCCCCATCATATAATGGATACAAATTGAAGGGTCATTTTGGTGGGCCATTATCACCTTCAGAAGTTGATGAAATTGAAAAAATAATACCTGAAGTTGCTAATCAATCTTATTTGCAAGTATCGCTGAAAGATGCTCAACAAAAAGGTTTGCTTGTGTATGAAGATCTTGAAACCATGTATGTAAATAGAGCAGCATCGGTTTTTGATTTGGAATTGATTAAAAAACACAATGCAAGTCTTGCCTATGACGCCATGTACGGCGCCGGACAAACTGCATTGAAAAGATTACTCCCTGATATCACTTTTTTGCATTGTGAATACAACCCTTCTTTTCATGGACAAGCACCAGAACCCATTGACAAAAATCTCAGAGAATTTTCAAAACTGATTTCCGGAAATGAAAAAATAAAATGTGGTTTAGCAACAGATGGCGATGCAGACCGAATTGGTTTATATAACAGCAAGGGAGAATTTGTTGATTCACACCATATCATTCTGCTCACCATACATTATCTTGTTAAATACAAAGGATTAAAAGGAAAAGTAGTGACCGGATTTTCAAGTACACCTCGCATTAAAAAATTATGCGCTCATTATGGCTTAGAGCATTGCGAAGTGCCAATTGGATTTAAATATATTGCAGGTATGATGGCAGATCCGAATGAAGATGTATTGATTGGAGGAGAAGAATCCGGAGGAATTGCATTAAAGACCCATATACCAGAACGAGACGGAATTTGGATGGGATTAACTATTTGGGAGTTCATGGCAAAAACAGGAAAATCACTTGAGGAATTAATTGCAGAAGTATATGAACTAGTTGGTGCATTTGCCTTTGAGCGCAATGATATGCATTTGAATGAAAATAAAAAACAAGACATCATTGCTGCTTGTAAAAAAGGCATCTTCACTTCTTTTGGAAAATACAAAGTCAGTGCCACTGAAAACATGGATGGTTTCAAATATATTTTTGATGAAAACAGATGGTTGATGATTCGGCCTTCAGGAACAGAACCCGTACTGCGAACTTATGCTGAAGCTCCAACCTTGACAGAAGTGAGAGAAATACTTGATGTATGTAAACAAACAATTGGCGCCTGA